The genomic interval ATCGTTCCTGAAGCAGCGGCGAGAAACCGAGCGCTTCGGACATGTTGTCGAAGCCGAATGCCGAGTCGTCGGGCGGCAGCAGCGCCGCAGCGTCGATGTTCAGCGCCAGGAGGTCCCGGACAGCGTTGCCGTATTCGGCGCGATTGAGGCGATGGATCAGAGGCCGCCCCGGATCGGGTTTGATTTCGGCAGCGGCGTCGATGGCGGTGGAAATCGACGAGATCCATGCTCGCATGGAAGCGTCATCCGGGCGTGGCGACCCCGGCGGGGGCATGACGCCCGCCCGGAGTTTTCGGATGACCTTTTCCCAGAGTTCGGGATCAGCCACGGGGTTGACGGCGTCCGCCTTATCCAGCGCGACCGGCACCGCACCACGCTCCCTGGCTCGTTCCGTATGACACGTGACGCAGTACTTATCAAGCAGCGCTCGGTCCGGCGCGGCGACCGTTACTAATAATGTCAGCAGTATGCCCGGGAGCATCTATATGCTTTTAAATCACAAAGGACACAAAAGCACAGAAAATCTTATTGCACCATTGCATCATTTGAAGTTGTTGCATTCTAGATTTGAAATGCAAACACTTCGAATGCTGCAATGATGCAATCAGATCTCTACATCTGCATCGGTTCGTCGGCGCTTCCGCCGTACATCGCAGGGACTTTGGAGCCCATGGGCCGCAGGTAGGTCGAAAGCTGGCCGCGGTGATGAATGGAGTGGCGGTTCATAATTTCGAGATAGATGACCGCGGGAAATTCCATTCCGCCGAAGAACGGAATGATCGCCGTCAACTTTTCGCCCGACATCGCATCGATTTTGCTGACGCGTTCGCGTCGATTCGTTTCGTACCAGTCGACGACCGCACCGATGGTCGGTGGCGGGTCCGACGGCCTTCCGGAAGGCGGCGCGCCGGCGAGAACCATATCGTAGAACATGATTTCGGCCGTCGCGATATGCCATGCCAATTCGTGTGCCGTCCGGGACTTGGGATCGGGCTTGTAACTTTTCTTGTCGTCCGGGATCGCGCGAAAAACCTTCTTCGTGGTTTCCGCTTCGGTGTTGATGATATCGGTTAAGACCTTACACAAGAATTTGCCCTGTTCGGGTGTCATTGTTTTTCCTCAATATTGATCGAAAATGCGCTGAATCTCCTTGACGTCCTGGGTCTTGGTCAGCGCCAGCATCAAGAGAATCCGCGCGTGCGTCGGCAACATACGCTTCACGGCAACAATGGGGGAGGCATCCCGGGCTCCGGGGGGTGAGATGACCTGGTCGCCGGACGGAAAGGTCGTTGCCACAATCACGCCATGGCGCATGAGGCCGTCATAATAG from Terriglobia bacterium carries:
- a CDS encoding DinB family protein, whose protein sequence is MCKVLTDIINTEAETTKKVFRAIPDDKKSYKPDPKSRTAHELAWHIATAEIMFYDMVLAGAPPSGRPSDPPPTIGAVVDWYETNRRERVSKIDAMSGEKLTAIIPFFGGMEFPAVIYLEIMNRHSIHHRGQLSTYLRPMGSKVPAMYGGSADEPMQM